CGAGGTCGCCCGTACCGGGATCGCCGCCATCGCCCGCGGGCGGGAGGCGATTTAAACCAGAGGCCATGAAGCTCACCCCGTTCGCTTCGAGCGGAGGTCGAGCTTGTCGAGACCGCAGTCGAGAAGGCTTCTCGACGGTCGCTTCTCGACAAGCTCGAAGCTGCTCGAAGCGAACGGGTTTTAAAAGGAACCCCTCCAATGCGCGTTTATTATGATTCCGATGCCGATATCGGCCTGATCAAGACCAAGAAGGTCGCGATCGTGGGCTATGGCTCGCAGGGCCACGCCCATGCCCAGAACCTCAAGGATTCGGGCGTTCCCGAAGTCGCCATCGCGCTGCGCCCCGGTTCGGCCACCGCCGCCAAGGCCGAGGCCGCCGGCTTCAAGGTGATGACCGGCGCCGAAGCCGCCGCCTGGGCCGACATCGTCATGATCCTCGCGCCCGACGAGCATCAGGCCGCGATCTGGGAGAATGATCTCAAGGGCAATATGAAGCCCGGCGCCGCGATCGCCTTCGCGCACGGCCTGAACGTGCATTTCGGCCTGATCGAGCCGCCCAAGGACATCGACGTGTTCATGATCGCGCCGAAGGGCCCGGGCCACACCGTGCGCTCCGAATATCAGCGCGGCGGCGGCGTGCCCTGCCTGATCGCGATCCATCAGGACGCCTCGGGCAACGCGCATGACGTGGCGCTGTCTTATGCGTCGGCGATCGGCGGCGGCCGTTCGGGCGTGATCGAGACGACCTTCAAGGAAGAGTGCGAAACCGATCTGTTCGGCGAGCAGGCCGTTCTGTGCGGCGGCATCACCCACCTGATCCAGGCGGGCTTCGAAACGCTGGTGGAAGCCGGCTACGCGCCGGAAATGGCCTATTTCGAGTGCCTCCACGAAACCAAGCTGATCGTCGACCTGCTCTATGAGGGCGGCATCGCCAACATGCGCTATTCGATCTCGAACACGGCCGAATATGGCGACATCCACACCGGCCCGCGCATCATCACCGCCGAGACCAAGGCCGAGATGAAGCGCGTTCTGGCGGACATCCAGTCCGGCCGCTTCGTCAGCCGCTTCGTCCTCGACAACCGCGCCGGTCAGCCAGAGCTGAAGGCCGCCCGCAAGCAGGCCGAAGCCCACCAGATCGAAAAGGTCGGCTCGGAGCTGCGCGCGATGATGCCCTGGATCGCGAAGAACAAGCTGGTCGACAAGACCAAGAACTGATCCCGCTTTCCCGGCCGCATGCCGGGATTGGATCGATGGCGCCGGGCCTCCGCACTGCGGGCGCCCGGCGTTTTCGCGTCAGCCGAAGACGATCCGGCTGCCGACGACGGTGCGGAACACCTGATCGGGCATCTGCGCGATGGCCGCCGCCATGAAAGCCTCGCCCGTGCAGTGGCCGGGCAGGATATAATCGGGCTTCAGCGCGCGCATCAGCGCCAGCGTTTCCAGCGCCTGGGCGGGCGTCTGCGGCGGCACCAGATGGAAGCCGCCGACGATCGCGTGGACACGCTCCACGCCCGAGGCAGCCTGCGCGGCGCGCACCGTGTTGATGATGCCCCGGTGGCTGCACGATCCGATCACCACCAGCCCTTTGCCCTTCAGGTGGAAGGCCGTGCCGAGTTCGTGGACCGCATCGTCCACGAAGAAATCCAGATCGCGCCGGTCGGGGTCCAGCGCGTCGCGCCGACAGCCCTGCCCCGGCAGCATCGCGGTCGGCACGCGCGGCCTTTCGGGCGAGACGAACGGGATGCGCCCCGTCGTCAGCGCCGATCCGGCGATCGTGGCGGGCGCTGTGGCGATCCGCACGTCGATCCCCGCGGCGAGCAGATCATGCCGGTCGATCTGGCCAAAATCGGCCCCGTCGCGATCCACGCCGCGCAGCCGCGCGCAGAAAATCTCCTCGCCGCCCACATAGAGCGGCGTGCCGCGCTTCACCCGCCCGATGATCGCGGGCATGCCGCCGAAATGATCGTAATGGCCGTGGCTCAGCACCATCGCCTCGATCGTCGCGGGATCGACCCCGAGGATCGCCATGTTCCCGGCCAGGCCTTCGGGCGTGTAGCCGAAATCGATCAACAGCCGATGCGACGTGCCTCCGGCCGTGGCGTCGGCCAGCACCGAATAGCCCCACTCGCCGCGCAACGTCAGCCGATAGGAAGAGGCCGCGCGCGCCGGCGCGAGAATCCGGAAGCCGGGCTTCTCCACCGCCTGCGCGAAACTGGAGACGGTGCCGTCGGCGAGGATCGTGAGCTGCAGCCGATCCAGTTCCGGTACGACGGGGGTTGCGGCGAGAACACCGCGCCAGGGGAGCGATGCCGCGAGGGCCGATCCGATCACTGCCCGTCGCGTCAGCATCCGCCCCTCCCCGTCAGGCCATCGGCCTGCTTGCCCTAGCGCCGCAGCCGCTCGATCGCCTGCGCCAGCACCACGTAAAGCTTGCCCATGTCGGACGAGAGCAGGGTGACGCCCATCGCGGAACCCTCGCGCACGGCCAGCACGCGGCGCAGCATCGCCTCGAAATCGTGGACGTAGCGATTGACCTGCGCGCGGAACTCGCCGTCGTCATTGTAGCGCGCGGCGATCGCCTTGGTGTCGCCCGGATCGATCAGGCGGGTGGCGCGGCGCGTGAAGACGCTGCGATCGCCCTTCAGATAGGCCGACCATTCGGCGTCGGTCGCCTCGTTCGAGAAGATCTTGGCGACGTCGATCGCGGTGGAATTGAGCGCCTCGATCAGCAGGCTCACCTGCCGCGCGAAGCTCTGCTCGTCGGTGGCCGACGCCGCCGCCTGATGCTCGGCGATGCGCGCCTCGACCGATCGGGTCGTCTCGGTCAGCGTCACCAGCTGGCGGGTCAGCCGCTC
This DNA window, taken from Sphingomonas sp. AP4-R1, encodes the following:
- the ilvC gene encoding ketol-acid reductoisomerase is translated as MRVYYDSDADIGLIKTKKVAIVGYGSQGHAHAQNLKDSGVPEVAIALRPGSATAAKAEAAGFKVMTGAEAAAWADIVMILAPDEHQAAIWENDLKGNMKPGAAIAFAHGLNVHFGLIEPPKDIDVFMIAPKGPGHTVRSEYQRGGGVPCLIAIHQDASGNAHDVALSYASAIGGGRSGVIETTFKEECETDLFGEQAVLCGGITHLIQAGFETLVEAGYAPEMAYFECLHETKLIVDLLYEGGIANMRYSISNTAEYGDIHTGPRIITAETKAEMKRVLADIQSGRFVSRFVLDNRAGQPELKAARKQAEAHQIEKVGSELRAMMPWIAKNKLVDKTKN
- a CDS encoding MBL fold metallo-hydrolase gives rise to the protein MLTRRAVIGSALAASLPWRGVLAATPVVPELDRLQLTILADGTVSSFAQAVEKPGFRILAPARAASSYRLTLRGEWGYSVLADATAGGTSHRLLIDFGYTPEGLAGNMAILGVDPATIEAMVLSHGHYDHFGGMPAIIGRVKRGTPLYVGGEEIFCARLRGVDRDGADFGQIDRHDLLAAGIDVRIATAPATIAGSALTTGRIPFVSPERPRVPTAMLPGQGCRRDALDPDRRDLDFFVDDAVHELGTAFHLKGKGLVVIGSCSHRGIINTVRAAQAASGVERVHAIVGGFHLVPPQTPAQALETLALMRALKPDYILPGHCTGEAFMAAAIAQMPDQVFRTVVGSRIVFG